From the genome of candidate division WOR-3 bacterium, one region includes:
- a CDS encoding tetratricopeptide repeat protein, producing MEENRIIEEIKKLTEGYKGEDDTYKRLNWLKNLIESYKRYLPSRVVEKIELDPLAKKVEGERRNITVAFADLSGFTALSETMDPEDIANIINDFFTRMLKIVFKYEGSVDKFLGDALMVLFGAPVAHHDDPERAVRAALEMQQEMKKFNEEKKFKQPLSMSIGINTGHAVALNVGSDERMEYTVIGDTVNLSARLEKVAQADEIIISNYTYQYIADVVDAEKRPSVKVKGKKKPIQIYLVKGMNEHYRLPDIIKLKLVGRRQELETIQSVINKVKAEKGMIIGIVGDPGAGKTRLGVESLLLSQKNGFTVLNARCMSYRIDEPFSAVLDILNGYFNIKKETKEEEKKLLISLKLKNLGMELDETLPYICTLYGIRFSQIEKIPPEELKKRIFAVIKKIIYRESENTPLALRIEDLQWSDPTSNELFDCLIADMNTVPLLLIFEYRSDYAFPWLRLKNCTTISLNNFPKEETEEYIKRLLDITEIEPGLTDSVYEKSQGNPLFTQEIIKFLLKKGGIRRHKGRVYATNRFRKLDIAESISGVILDQIDRMSEAERRVLQYASILGKTFKPSFLSKILDIPESELQPELDSLEHFEGILTSHIETDGKSYEFISPTTYEVVYGSLLKKRRKELHSRIGKILEELFSDRLHEYLEELAYHFVKSTDEEKGIEYSKSAAEKSYRLYALKEAVNFFRQALELLNKKDLNEKEMKDKLEILRRQGWVFKLLANMNEALLAQKRSLRLAHKMGSLKDEAGACLNIGIIYQEMGVPKKGLSYWTRARRTAKKIGDKRIEVLALNNLGNYYLHAGDYGKALDYFVNAEELSSEMNDKKAMALANSNIGELLERKGDLPKALDYYNKACDLFEKIGEKENITRCLNQMGLINLWLGNMDSAMKKLDNARELASEIGDKVVESLALGNIGLAYAQMWRLDKAFEKFSEALTIAKITGEPQQNMFMNNNIGDVYQYQGRIKEAFDYHKNAIEIAEAIQDPLNEAIARRSFGWDWFYTGDYKSALEQFHKSREIFNKIGDQRNSVISTIAVAAVENKIGLYDEVENKVNNIEKKARAINDLEILTLVLELKLEFLTAQQRYKDMKTVFEELPDLCRKIGNKRLYAWTFGRLARIMVLKKEFDRVDENIQKSISLSAELGDRILQLYNSLTNAQLTIHKENYPETLNILMKTTDQARNCGAREYLAAGLWLTAEVFKKLGKIQEEEKYRSEYERIISPLAEHFEEPQKTSIREKLEVKI from the coding sequence ATGGAAGAAAATAGAATAATCGAAGAAATAAAAAAATTAACCGAAGGTTATAAGGGAGAGGATGATACATATAAAAGATTGAACTGGCTCAAAAACCTCATTGAATCATACAAACGTTACCTGCCGTCAAGGGTGGTAGAAAAGATAGAACTCGACCCCCTGGCGAAAAAAGTCGAAGGTGAAAGAAGAAATATCACCGTCGCGTTCGCCGACCTGTCGGGATTCACGGCTTTATCCGAAACAATGGATCCTGAAGATATCGCCAACATCATCAATGATTTCTTTACGCGTATGTTGAAGATCGTTTTTAAATATGAAGGGAGTGTGGACAAATTCCTCGGTGACGCCCTGATGGTTCTTTTCGGAGCTCCGGTCGCCCATCATGACGATCCGGAACGGGCGGTGCGTGCCGCCCTCGAAATGCAGCAGGAAATGAAAAAGTTTAATGAAGAAAAAAAGTTTAAACAACCCCTGTCAATGAGTATCGGCATCAATACAGGCCACGCAGTAGCTCTCAACGTCGGTTCTGATGAAAGGATGGAATATACGGTCATCGGCGATACAGTGAACCTTTCGGCAAGGCTCGAAAAAGTGGCGCAGGCCGATGAAATCATAATCAGTAATTACACTTATCAATATATCGCGGATGTGGTCGACGCCGAAAAGAGACCCTCGGTGAAAGTAAAAGGAAAGAAAAAACCCATCCAGATATATCTGGTAAAAGGTATGAACGAACACTATCGACTGCCCGATATAATAAAATTAAAGCTTGTGGGTCGAAGGCAGGAGCTCGAAACAATCCAGAGTGTAATTAACAAGGTAAAAGCAGAAAAAGGTATGATCATCGGTATCGTCGGCGACCCTGGTGCCGGCAAAACAAGATTGGGGGTCGAATCTCTTCTCTTATCGCAGAAAAACGGGTTCACCGTGTTGAATGCAAGGTGTATGTCATATCGAATCGATGAACCTTTCTCAGCCGTCCTTGATATTTTAAACGGATATTTTAATATCAAAAAAGAAACAAAAGAAGAAGAAAAAAAATTATTAATAAGTTTAAAACTGAAAAATCTGGGGATGGAACTTGATGAAACACTCCCCTATATCTGCACGCTCTACGGCATACGATTTTCCCAGATTGAAAAAATTCCGCCCGAGGAACTAAAGAAAAGAATATTTGCGGTCATCAAAAAAATAATATATCGTGAATCGGAAAATACACCGCTTGCCCTTAGAATTGAAGATCTGCAGTGGAGCGACCCGACCAGTAATGAGCTGTTCGACTGTCTAATAGCCGATATGAATACTGTTCCTCTTCTTTTGATCTTCGAGTATCGTTCTGATTACGCCTTTCCCTGGCTCCGCCTGAAAAACTGCACAACCATCTCCCTGAACAATTTTCCGAAAGAAGAAACCGAAGAGTATATAAAAAGGCTCCTCGATATCACAGAGATTGAACCCGGCTTAACTGACAGCGTTTATGAAAAATCACAGGGAAACCCGCTGTTCACCCAGGAAATAATAAAATTTCTCCTTAAAAAAGGCGGAATACGCCGTCACAAAGGCAGAGTTTATGCGACAAACCGATTCAGGAAACTGGACATCGCAGAATCGATCTCCGGAGTGATCCTTGACCAAATCGACCGTATGAGCGAAGCGGAAAGGCGTGTACTCCAGTACGCCTCGATTCTGGGCAAAACTTTCAAACCGTCGTTCCTTTCCAAAATCCTGGATATTCCGGAATCCGAACTACAGCCTGAACTCGATAGTCTGGAACATTTCGAAGGAATTCTCACTTCCCATATTGAAACAGATGGGAAAAGTTATGAATTCATATCTCCGACGACTTATGAGGTGGTTTACGGCTCGTTGTTGAAAAAAAGGAGAAAAGAACTTCACAGCCGGATAGGAAAGATACTTGAAGAATTATTCTCAGATAGACTACATGAATATCTTGAAGAACTCGCCTACCATTTTGTGAAATCGACTGATGAAGAAAAAGGAATCGAATATTCAAAATCAGCGGCTGAAAAATCTTATCGTTTATATGCATTGAAAGAAGCGGTTAATTTCTTCAGACAGGCGCTGGAATTACTGAATAAAAAAGATCTCAACGAAAAAGAGATGAAGGATAAACTGGAAATCTTAAGAAGACAGGGGTGGGTATTCAAACTGCTGGCAAATATGAATGAGGCGCTTCTGGCTCAGAAACGTTCCCTGCGTTTAGCTCACAAAATGGGGTCATTGAAAGACGAAGCCGGTGCCTGTTTGAACATCGGCATTATCTATCAGGAAATGGGGGTTCCAAAAAAAGGATTGAGTTACTGGACACGGGCGAGACGGACGGCGAAGAAGATCGGCGATAAACGGATCGAAGTATTGGCGCTCAATAATCTGGGCAACTACTATCTCCATGCCGGTGATTATGGAAAAGCACTGGATTATTTCGTGAATGCTGAAGAATTAAGCAGCGAAATGAACGATAAAAAGGCTATGGCATTGGCAAATTCAAATATCGGAGAACTTCTCGAGAGAAAAGGTGACTTACCAAAAGCCCTTGACTATTATAATAAAGCCTGTGATTTATTTGAAAAAATAGGAGAAAAAGAAAACATCACACGCTGTCTGAATCAAATGGGGTTGATAAATCTCTGGCTCGGAAATATGGACAGTGCCATGAAAAAACTCGATAATGCCCGGGAACTTGCTTCTGAGATCGGAGATAAAGTTGTGGAATCGCTGGCTCTCGGTAATATCGGACTTGCCTATGCCCAGATGTGGCGGCTTGATAAAGCCTTTGAGAAATTTTCCGAAGCCCTGACAATCGCAAAAATAACCGGGGAACCCCAGCAGAATATGTTTATGAACAACAATATCGGAGATGTATATCAATATCAGGGTAGAATAAAAGAAGCCTTTGATTATCATAAGAATGCGATAGAAATCGCCGAAGCCATTCAGGATCCACTCAACGAGGCGATCGCGCGGAGGTCCTTCGGCTGGGACTGGTTCTATACAGGTGACTATAAATCCGCACTTGAACAATTTCACAAAAGCAGAGAAATTTTTAACAAAATCGGAGATCAAAGGAACAGCGTGATTTCAACGATTGCAGTCGCAGCAGTTGAAAATAAGATCGGCCTTTACGACGAAGTTGAAAATAAAGTTAATAATATCGAAAAGAAAGCACGTGCAATCAATGATCTTGAAATTCTTACACTCGTACTGGAGCTGAAATTGGAATTCTTGACCGCTCAGCAAAGATACAAAGATATGAAGACGGTCTTTGAAGAGTTACCCGACCTCTGCCGTAAAATTGGGAACAAAAGACTTTATGCCTGGACATTCGGAAGATTGGCCCGAATCATGGTCCTTAAAAAAGAATTCGATCGGGTCGATGAAAACATTCAGAAAAGCATCAGCCTTTCGGCGGAGCTCGGCGACAGAATTCTCCAACTTTACAACAGCCTGACAAATGCCCAACTCACCATCCATAAAGAAAATTATCCGGAGACCCTCAACATACTGATGAAAACAACCGACCAGGCACGCAACTGCGGTGCCCGTGAATATCTCGCCGCCGGCCTATGGTTGACCGCCGAGGTCTTCAAAAAATTGGGGAAAATCCAGGAGGAAGAAAAATACCGCTCGGAATATGAAAGAATAATATCTCCACTTGCAGAACATTTCGAAGAACCGCAAAAAACTTCAATTCGGGAAAAACTCGAAGTGAAAATCTAA
- a CDS encoding PAS domain S-box protein, producing MTKDNNRNASHPLDNFIKLHHKSVFKNIASAVVVVDTKGVIKYINKYVEKFFHYHVEELLGKRFLKIVAPAFRKKVSKVFKQLSNGKNIKPYELGFIDKNGEILYAKVSAATLREKGKVIGVLGFATDITEHKKDIEHLSKIIKELSLLYNIGKELTSTINIDLLFSKILIYLSETFGYERVGILMLDEKQKELRIKATTRPFTNRKQNKKIKLGEGITGYVAKTGRPCLINEVSKEKRYLLLDSRTKSEITVPLKLGEKILGVINVESYKANAFDKDDIRTLTLIANQAAIAIENSRLYKSLEESYLDTIKALVSAMEAKDHYTRGHSERVRKYALRIAKVLKLSDRQMRELNYAGYLHDIGKIGIKDTILSKVEPLTDAEFALIKKHPDIGNNILKDVKHLTTTCEIIKSEHERYDGNGYPNGLKKDQIPIGARIIAVADAYDAMTTDRPYRKAISTKKAIQILKKESGKQFDPKVVKAFLKVIKNKK from the coding sequence ATGACCAAAGATAATAACCGCAATGCATCCCACCCACTGGATAATTTTATCAAATTGCACCATAAATCGGTATTCAAAAACATCGCTTCTGCGGTCGTCGTTGTCGATACAAAAGGTGTTATCAAATACATCAACAAATACGTAGAGAAATTCTTCCATTATCACGTTGAAGAGCTCCTCGGTAAAAGATTTCTCAAAATCGTCGCTCCTGCTTTCCGTAAAAAAGTATCAAAGGTGTTCAAACAACTGTCGAACGGTAAAAACATCAAACCGTACGAACTGGGGTTCATTGATAAAAATGGAGAAATTCTTTATGCCAAAGTAAGCGCCGCTACGTTAAGAGAAAAAGGTAAAGTCATAGGAGTCCTGGGTTTTGCAACCGACATCACCGAACACAAAAAAGATATCGAACATCTGTCCAAAATAATAAAAGAACTGAGTCTTCTCTACAATATAGGCAAAGAATTAACCTCGACGATCAACATCGACCTTCTTTTTTCCAAAATTCTGATATATCTCAGCGAAACATTCGGCTATGAAAGAGTGGGTATCTTGATGCTCGACGAAAAGCAAAAAGAATTGCGCATAAAGGCGACGACGAGACCCTTTACCAACCGGAAGCAGAACAAAAAAATTAAATTAGGAGAAGGAATCACCGGTTATGTTGCAAAGACCGGCCGTCCCTGTTTGATCAATGAAGTAAGCAAGGAAAAACGTTATTTATTACTCGACAGCAGAACAAAATCAGAAATCACAGTTCCCTTAAAATTAGGCGAAAAAATCCTCGGTGTAATAAACGTCGAAAGTTACAAAGCCAATGCATTCGATAAAGACGACATAAGAACATTAACTTTAATCGCGAATCAAGCGGCAATAGCGATCGAGAACAGCAGGTTGTATAAATCACTTGAAGAAAGTTACCTTGACACGATCAAGGCGCTTGTTTCTGCAATGGAAGCGAAAGACCATTATACACGGGGGCACTCCGAGAGAGTAAGAAAATATGCACTGCGGATAGCAAAGGTCTTGAAATTGAGTGATCGACAGATGAGGGAACTCAATTACGCCGGTTATCTACATGACATCGGTAAGATCGGCATAAAGGATACGATACTGAGTAAAGTGGAACCCCTTACCGACGCTGAATTCGCCCTCATAAAAAAGCATCCGGATATCGGAAATAATATACTCAAAGATGTAAAACATCTGACAACCACCTGTGAAATAATAAAATCCGAGCATGAGCGTTATGACGGCAACGGCTATCCCAACGGTTTGAAAAAAGATCAGATACCGATAGGTGCACGGATCATAGCAGTAGCCGATGCATATGACGCCATGACAACAGATCGACCGTATCGTAAAGCCATATCAACAAAAAAAGCAATACAGATTTTAAAAAAAGAATCAGGTAAACAATTCGATCCAAAAGTGGTGAAGGCGTTCTTAAAAGTCATAAAAAACAAAAAATAA
- a CDS encoding CvpA family protein, which yields MTWIDILIVIIMLALILHGIIRGLVKSIFDILGIVIGYLLALNFSGCLGIPRFIAFFLVFFISLVIVVIIGRIISKLIHITPLGIFDRILGGILGAVKGFIICFIFLIIIILLQKSDKTLYSSSIAPLILRGGLTASQTLPKSWYKRIEKIVTGKRILVRDHYDDYIYF from the coding sequence ATGACATGGATTGACATTTTGATTGTTATAATAATGCTCGCATTGATATTACACGGTATTATCAGAGGATTGGTAAAAAGTATTTTTGATATCCTCGGGATCGTCATAGGCTATCTGCTGGCGCTTAATTTCAGTGGTTGTCTGGGTATTCCGAGGTTCATCGCATTCTTTCTGGTTTTCTTTATTTCTCTCGTAATCGTGGTGATAATCGGCAGGATTATTTCGAAATTGATTCATATAACTCCCCTCGGTATATTCGACAGAATTCTGGGAGGGATATTGGGAGCGGTAAAAGGTTTTATCATCTGTTTCATCTTTTTGATTATAATTATTTTACTACAGAAATCCGACAAAACGCTCTATAGTTCAAGTATCGCTCCTTTGATTCTGCGCGGCGGGCTCACCGCGAGTCAGACCCTGCCGAAGTCGTGGTATAAACGTATTGAAAAGATAGTCACCGGAAAAAGGATTTTGGTCAGAGACCATTACGATGATTACATTTATTTCTGA